One Carassius carassius chromosome 20, fCarCar2.1, whole genome shotgun sequence DNA segment encodes these proteins:
- the LOC132095715 gene encoding TLE family member 5-like yields MTSRTMYPHGRPQAPLVSGHAGVKFTVLETLDHIKEEFQLFQAQYHSLKLECEKLASEKTEMHRHYIMYYEMSYGLNIEMQKQVSDGCAFCILITLQISRISV; encoded by the exons ATGACCTCCAGAACCATGTATCCGCATGGAAGACCTCAG GCTCCGCTGGTGTCAGGCCACGCCGGCGTGAAATTCACCGTCCTGGAAACTCTCGACCATATAAAAGAGGAATTCCAGCTGTTCCAGGCCCAGTATCACAG TCTGAAGCTGGAATGTGAGAAGCTGGCGAGTGAGAAAACAGAGATGCACAGACATTATATCATG TACTATGAGATGTCTTACGGGCTGAACATTGAAATGCAGAAGCAGGTGAGTGACGGATGTGCCTTTTGCATTCTGATTACATTACAGATCAGCAGGATCTCTGTGTAA
- the LOC132096945 gene encoding uncharacterized protein LOC132096945: protein MNETLIAAGTITLKLHDLVFDRDGTGVSNGALNRCLCDVCIFQSGSGSPVSHRSSGLRLGLPPPSSSSSSHADMDSKRGGADQSSTGRTRRESGGKTEDVLRRDGTKEKSTSPAGVSPRSTEGNGLSSSPVLRKNPSREGSSSPRSQPRSPLCRSPTREKVRSPSPPASHESLSPGSPAPLSSSARGPSPALKH, encoded by the exons ATGAACGAAACACTAATTGCTGCTGGGACGATCACGCTGAAACTACATGATCTAGTGTTTGATAGGGATGGAACAGGGGTCTCCA ATGGAGCTCTGAACAGA TGTTTATGTGATGTGTGTATATTTCAGAGCGGCAGCGGCTCTCCGGTGAGCCATCGGTCTTCAGGCCTGCGTCTGGGTCTTCCTCCtccttcctcctcctcatcctctcacGCTGATATGGACAGTAAACGGGGCGGCGCAGACCAGAGCAGCACGGGACGAACACGACGG GAAAGTGGCGGTAAAACTGAAGACGTGCTCAGAAGAGACGGCACTAAAGAG AAAAGCACGTCACCCGCAGGAGTCTCTCCCAGATCGACGGAAGGGAACGGACTGAGCAGCTCTCCGGTCCTCCGGAAGAATCCATCCAGAGAAGGCTCTTCCTCCCCTCGCTCTCAGCCGCGCTCGCCTCTCTGCAGGAGCCCCACTCGG GAGAAAGTGAGATCTCCGTCTCCTCCAGCGTCCCATGAATCACTCTCTCCTGGCTCCCCAGCACCTCTCTCATCCTCCGCCCGCGGCCCGTCTCCCGCTCTCAAACACTAG
- the plpp2a gene encoding phospholipid phosphatase 2 — MSELRKNKLFMVLMDVVCVLVVAMPFIIMTIIYRPYQRGVYCDDESIHYPYRSDTISHKMMAAVTISCSIIIITSGEAYLVYTKRLYSNSNFNQYAAALYKVVGTFLFGACVSQSLTDMAKYTIGRLRPNFIAVCAPKVCTGYMLELNCTGNARNVTESRLSFYSGHSSFGMYCMLFLALYVQARMASKWARLLRPTIQFFLVAFAIYVGYTRVSDYKHHWSDVVVGLLQGALVAVLTVRYISDFFKERPPLCPDVENAENEDSERKPSLQIADTDRNHYSNSRPV; from the exons TGGCGATGCCATTCATCATAATGACCATCATATACCGGCCGTACCAGCGTGGCGTTTACTGCGATGACGAGTCCATCCACTACCCCTACAGATCAGACACCATCTCTCACAAAATGATGGCAGCTGTTACCATTTCCTGCTCCATCATTATC ATCACTTCTGGAGAGGCCTACCTGGTCTACACCAAACGTCTCTACTCCAATTCGAACTTTAACCAGTACGCTGCGGCGCTCTATAAAGTGGTGGGGACCTTTCTGTTTGGCGCGTGTGTGAGCCAGTCTCTGACCGATATGGCCAAGTACACCATCGGACGCTTGAGGCCCAACTTTATCGCAGTGTGTGCTCCAAAAGTGTGCACGGGCTACATGCTAGAGCTCAACTGCACGGGAAACGCTCGCAACGTGACTGAATCCAG GCTGTCGTTCTACTCCGGTCACTCCTCCTTCGGGATGTACTGCATGTTGTTTCTGGCG CTGTATGTCCAGGCACGTATGGCATCCAAGTGGGCCCGCCTCCTCCGGCCCACAATACAGTTCTTCCTGGTGGCCTTTGCCATTTATGTGGGATACACGCGTGTGTCTGACTACAAGCACCACTGGAGCGACGTGGTGGTGGGTCTCCTGCAAGGGGCACTGGTCGCGGTCCTCACG GTGCGATACATCTCTGACTTCTTCAAAGAGCGCCCCCCTCTCTGTCCAGATGTTGAAAATGCTGAAAACGAAGACAGCGAACGCAAGCCCAGCCTTCAGATTGCAGACACGGACAGAAACCATTACTCCAACAGCAGGCCTGTATGa